The following are from one region of the Endozoicomonas sp. 4G genome:
- the pflA gene encoding pyruvate formate-lyase-activating protein, with translation MAIGRVHSMDSFGTVDGPGIRYVVFMQGCLMRCRYCHNRDTWDLREGGELKSHEEVFREIKKVKNFLSGGVTVTGGEPILQADFVADLFAECRKEGIHTCLDTNGFAKHINDDVIRLLNNTDLVLLDIKHMDEEMHHKLTYVTGSHTQHFAHYLAEINKPVWIRYVVVDGYTIDPQYAGMLAEFIEPMKNVEKVEILPYHSLGVHKWNLLNDTYELEKVTPPTQEQLERIRDEFTSRGIVAAY, from the coding sequence ATGGCAATTGGACGCGTTCATTCCATGGATTCATTCGGAACCGTCGATGGCCCCGGTATCCGCTATGTGGTCTTTATGCAGGGCTGCCTGATGCGATGCCGCTATTGTCACAACCGGGACACCTGGGATCTTCGTGAAGGTGGGGAGCTGAAAAGTCACGAAGAAGTGTTTCGGGAAATCAAAAAAGTTAAAAACTTTCTTTCAGGCGGCGTGACGGTAACCGGCGGTGAGCCTATTTTGCAGGCTGATTTTGTCGCCGACCTGTTTGCAGAGTGTCGTAAGGAAGGTATTCATACTTGTCTGGATACCAATGGTTTTGCCAAGCACATTAACGACGATGTTATACGTCTGTTAAACAATACTGATCTTGTGCTGCTGGATATTAAGCACATGGATGAAGAAATGCATCATAAGTTGACCTATGTCACCGGCAGCCATACTCAGCATTTTGCGCACTATCTGGCAGAGATTAACAAGCCGGTCTGGATTCGATATGTCGTCGTCGATGGTTATACGATTGACCCACAGTACGCTGGTATGTTGGCTGAGTTTATTGAACCCATGAAGAACGTTGAGAAGGTTGAGATACTGCCTTACCACAGTCTGGGGGTGCATAAATGGAACTTATTAAACGACACTTATGAGTTGGAAAAGGTAACTCCTCCTACTCAGGAGCAGCTTGAACGGATCCGGGATGAGTTTACTTCGAGAGGGATTGTGGCGGCCTATTAA
- a CDS encoding GMP reductase, which translates to MRVEADIKLGFKDVLFRPKRSTLKSRSQVSLERTFKFIHTSQEWTGVPVIAANMDTVGTFSIALALAEHKMLTAVHKHYTIEEWRAFLDNAPAGIENHVMVSSGTSDADFTKLNDILALSDNLRFICIDVANGYSEHFVRYVAKVRKHHPNKVIIAGNVVTGEMVEELILKGADIVKVGIGPGSVCTTRVKTGVGYPQLSATIECADAAHGVGGQIISDGGCTCAGDVAKAFGGGADFVMIGGMFAGHDESAGEEVEEDGEKFKLFYGMSSETAMDKHSGGVANYRAPEGKTVKIPYRGPVEGTVQDILGGVRSTCTYVGAATLKELTKRTTFILVQEQENRLFN; encoded by the coding sequence ATGCGTGTTGAAGCTGATATCAAGCTGGGTTTTAAAGATGTTCTGTTCAGACCCAAGCGTTCAACCCTGAAGAGCCGGTCCCAGGTCAGCCTGGAACGTACCTTCAAATTTATTCACACCAGTCAGGAGTGGACTGGCGTCCCTGTCATTGCTGCCAATATGGACACCGTAGGCACTTTCTCTATTGCCCTGGCACTGGCCGAGCACAAGATGCTGACCGCCGTGCACAAACACTACACCATCGAAGAATGGCGGGCATTCCTGGACAACGCACCTGCTGGCATTGAAAACCATGTCATGGTGAGCAGCGGCACATCTGATGCTGACTTCACCAAACTCAACGACATCCTGGCACTAAGCGACAACCTGCGTTTTATTTGCATTGATGTTGCCAATGGCTACTCCGAACACTTTGTTCGATATGTTGCCAAAGTTCGTAAGCATCACCCCAATAAGGTCATTATTGCCGGTAACGTCGTCACCGGTGAAATGGTTGAAGAACTGATTCTGAAAGGTGCTGACATCGTTAAGGTAGGCATCGGACCCGGTTCCGTATGTACCACCCGTGTGAAAACCGGTGTTGGCTACCCACAGCTGTCTGCTACCATCGAATGCGCTGACGCCGCTCACGGTGTTGGTGGTCAGATTATCTCTGACGGTGGCTGCACCTGTGCAGGCGACGTTGCCAAAGCCTTTGGCGGTGGTGCCGACTTTGTCATGATTGGCGGCATGTTTGCCGGTCACGACGAATCCGCTGGCGAAGAAGTGGAAGAAGACGGCGAGAAATTCAAACTGTTCTACGGAATGAGTTCTGAAACAGCTATGGACAAGCACTCTGGCGGAGTGGCTAATTACCGTGCTCCTGAAGGCAAAACCGTTAAGATTCCTTATCGCGGCCCTGTCGAAGGCACTGTGCAGGACATTCTCGGCGGCGTTCGCTCCACCTGCACCTACGTAGGCGCGGCAACCCTGAAAGAGCTGACCAAGCGAACTACTTTTATTCTCGTTCAGGAACAGGAAAACAGGTTATTTAACTAA
- the udk gene encoding uridine kinase produces the protein MLKQKTILVGIAGASASGKSLLANTLVEELQSQHVCVISEDSYYKDQTHMTMKQRVQTNYDHPDSMDHDLMLAHMQQLKEGQTVDVPLYDYTVHNRKQETRRVLPARVILIEGILLFTCPQVRETFDLRFYMDTPLDICLIRRLKRDIVERGRDVDSVIRQYLETVRPMFLQFIEPARQHADLIIPHGGKNRIAIDLIKTKIQDLID, from the coding sequence ATGCTGAAACAAAAAACTATCCTGGTGGGCATTGCCGGTGCCTCCGCTTCCGGTAAAAGCCTGCTGGCCAATACACTGGTCGAAGAGCTTCAGTCCCAGCATGTGTGCGTCATCTCTGAAGATTCTTACTACAAAGATCAGACGCACATGACCATGAAGCAAAGGGTTCAGACAAACTATGACCATCCCGATTCTATGGATCATGACCTGATGCTGGCGCACATGCAGCAGTTGAAAGAAGGTCAGACGGTGGATGTGCCACTGTACGATTACACCGTGCATAACCGTAAACAGGAGACCCGCAGGGTTCTACCTGCCCGGGTTATTTTGATTGAAGGCATTCTGTTGTTTACTTGTCCGCAGGTCCGGGAGACCTTTGACCTTCGTTTCTATATGGACACGCCACTGGACATCTGCCTGATCAGACGACTGAAGCGGGATATTGTCGAACGAGGCCGTGATGTGGATTCGGTCATCAGGCAATATCTGGAAACAGTACGCCCCATGTTCCTGCAATTTATTGAGCCTGCCCGCCAGCACGCCGACCTGATCATTCCCCACGGGGGCAAGAACAGGATTGCTATTGACCTGATTAAAACCAAGATTCAGGATTTGATTGATTAG
- the yciA gene encoding acyl-CoA thioester hydrolase YciA has product MLEPRGELMLRTLAMPADTNPNGDIFGGWLLSQMDIAGGIAAKQRSFSRISTVAIESMSFHQPVQVGDVVCCYAEILRVGTTSMRIRLEVWITKMPCHQQRIKVTEGIFTFVAIDEQGRPQPVDRDR; this is encoded by the coding sequence ATGCTCGAGCCACGAGGCGAGCTGATGCTCAGAACGCTCGCCATGCCCGCAGACACCAATCCTAACGGTGATATTTTCGGTGGCTGGCTATTGTCACAAATGGATATTGCCGGTGGTATTGCTGCCAAGCAGAGAAGTTTCAGCCGGATTTCGACGGTCGCCATTGAATCCATGTCCTTTCACCAGCCGGTGCAAGTTGGTGATGTCGTCTGTTGTTATGCCGAAATTCTTCGCGTTGGCACCACCTCTATGCGAATCAGACTGGAAGTCTGGATCACGAAAATGCCTTGTCATCAGCAACGTATTAAAGTGACGGAAGGCATCTTCACCTTTGTGGCCATTGATGAACAGGGTCGCCCTCAACCTGTCGATAGAGACCGGTAA